In Dromiciops gliroides isolate mDroGli1 chromosome 4, mDroGli1.pri, whole genome shotgun sequence, one DNA window encodes the following:
- the LOC122726137 gene encoding phosphoglycerate kinase 1-like, with protein sequence MSLSSKLTLDKVDLKGKRVIMRVDFNVPKKNKEITNNQRNKAAVPSINYCLDNGDKSVVLMSHLGRPDGIPMPEKYSLEPAAAELKSLLGKDVLFLKDCVGPEVEKACANPPNTSVILLENLRFHVEEEGKGKDASGNKIKAEPAKVEAFQASLSKLGDVYVNDAFGTAHRAHSSMVGVNLPQKACGFLMKKELTYFAKALESPERPFLAILGGAKVADKIQLINNMLDKVNEMIIGGGMGFTFLKVLNNMEIGTSLFDEEGAKIVKDLMAKAEKNGVKITLPVDFVTADKFDENAKTGQATLASGIPAGWMGLDCGPKSSKKYAEAVARAKQIVWNGPVGVFEWEAFARGTKELMNNVVEATKRGCITIIGGGDTATCCAKWNTEDKVSHVSTGGGASLELLEGKLLPGVAALSNV encoded by the coding sequence ATGTCTCTTTCCAGCAaactgaccttggacaaggtgGACCTGAAGGGGAAAAGGGTCATCATGAGGGTGGATTTTAATGTTCCCAAGAAGAACAAAGAGATAACCAACAACCAGAGAAACAAAGCTGCTGTTCCTAGCATCAATTACTGCTTGGACAATGGAGACAAGTCCGTTGTTCTGATGAGCCACTTAGGCCGACCTGATGGTATCCCCATGCCTGAGAAATATTCCTTGGAGCCCGCGGCTGCGGAACTCAAATCCCTGCTGGGCAAAGATGTTCTGTTCCTGAAGGACTGTGTGGGTCCAGAAGTGGAGAAAGCCTGTGCCAACCCACCTAACACTTCTGTCATTCTGCTGGAGAATCTTCGCTTCCAtgtagaagaagaaggaaaaggcaaagatgCTTCTGGGAACAAGATCAAAGCTGAGCCAGCCAAAGTAGAAGCCTTCCAAGCATCCCTCTCCAAGCTGGGAGATGTCTATGTCAATGATGCTTTTGGGACTGCTCACCGTGCCCACAGTTCCATGGTGGGAGTGAATCTGCCCCAGAAGGCATGTGGTTTCCTTATGAAAAAGGAGCTGACTTACTTTGCTAAGGCCCTGGAGAGCCCAGAGAGACCCTTCCTGGCTATCTTGGGCGGAGCTAAAGTTGCCGATAAGATCCAGTTGATCAACAATATGCTAGACAAAGTCAATGAGATGATCATTGGTGGTGGGATGGGTTTCACCTTCCTCAAGGTGCTAAACAACATGGAGATTGGAACTTCTCTTTTTGATGAAGAGGGAGCCAAGATTGTCAAAGACCTGATGGCCAAGGCCGAGAAGAATGGTGTCAAGATCACTTTGCCTGTTGACTTTGTCACAGCAGACAAGTTTGATGAGAATGCCAAGACTGGCCAAGCCACACTGGCCTCTGGCATCCCAGCTGGATGGATGGGTTTGGACTGTGGCCCCAAGAGCAGCAAGAAGTACGCAGAAGCTGTAGCCCGGGCCAAACAGATTGTGTGGAATGGACCTGTTGGAGTATTTGAGTGGGAAGCCTTTGCTCGGGGAACCAAAGAACTAATGAACAATGTGGTGGAGGCCACCAAGAGGGGCTGCATCACCATCATAGGTGGTGGGGATACTGCCACTTGCTGTGCCAAATGGAACACCGAGGACAAAGTCAGCCATGTTAGCACTGGGGGCGGTGCCAGTCTTGAGCTGCTGGAGGGCAAACTCCTTCCTGGGGTGGCCGCCCTGAGCAATGTCTAA